In Dehalococcoidia bacterium, one DNA window encodes the following:
- a CDS encoding hemerythrin domain-containing protein: protein MERASEVLTAEHRGIERMLRILETAAAKAERGEKVSVEVFSDAIDFIRGFADGCHHAKEEKTLFPLLEQRGIPRQGPIGVMLSEHEAGRRYVAQIAASLEGYARGDAAATRTLTENAREYVALLRQHITKEDNVLFPMSDRVLTEDDQKGLVERFEEIEREEIGEGVHERYHGMLDRLEREMGIV, encoded by the coding sequence GTGGAGCGCGCAAGCGAAGTATTGACGGCGGAGCACCGCGGCATCGAGCGGATGCTGCGGATTCTCGAAACGGCGGCGGCGAAGGCCGAGCGGGGCGAGAAGGTGTCGGTGGAAGTCTTCTCCGACGCCATCGACTTCATCAGGGGCTTCGCCGACGGCTGCCACCACGCGAAGGAGGAGAAGACGCTATTCCCCCTGCTGGAGCAGCGCGGGATACCGCGGCAGGGGCCTATCGGAGTGATGCTGTCGGAGCACGAAGCAGGACGGCGCTACGTGGCGCAGATAGCGGCGTCGCTGGAGGGCTACGCCCGCGGCGATGCGGCGGCCACGCGCACGCTCACCGAAAACGCGCGTGAGTACGTGGCGCTTCTCCGCCAGCACATCACGAAGGAAGACAACGTCCTCTTCCCCATGAGCGACCGCGTCCTCACCGAAGACGACCAGAAGGGCCTGGTGGAGCGGTTCGAGGAGATCGAGCGGGAAGAGATCGGCGAGGGCGTCCACGAGCGGTACCACGGCATGCTCGACCGCCTGGAGCGCGAGATGGGTATCGTCTAG
- a CDS encoding GNAT family N-acetyltransferase, giving the protein MDSYVITEVGEGDADLLASLIREAFATVATELGLTPENAPRHPSNCTPEWVRAAFAKGIRHFVLETPNGPAGCVALEQADSEVCYVERLAVLPAHRRSGFGEALVDYAVGRARECGARRVELGMVAAQTGLREWYEKLGFSLTSIVQFEGAPFEVAFMRKYLEGGDG; this is encoded by the coding sequence ATGGACTCCTACGTCATTACGGAAGTGGGAGAAGGCGACGCCGATCTGCTGGCCTCGCTCATCCGTGAAGCCTTCGCTACCGTCGCGACGGAACTGGGACTAACACCCGAGAACGCCCCGAGGCACCCGTCGAACTGCACGCCGGAGTGGGTGCGCGCTGCGTTTGCGAAGGGCATCAGGCACTTCGTGCTCGAGACGCCAAACGGCCCGGCGGGCTGCGTCGCGCTGGAACAGGCCGATTCCGAAGTCTGCTACGTGGAGCGTCTGGCAGTGCTGCCCGCGCACCGTCGCAGCGGCTTCGGCGAGGCGCTGGTGGACTACGCCGTGGGCAGGGCGCGCGAATGCGGGGCGCGCCGCGTCGAGCTGGGGATGGTCGCCGCTCAAACGGGGCTGCGGGAGTGGTACGAGAAGCTGGGATTCTCGCTGACATCGATCGTGCAGTTTGAGGGCGCCCCGTTTGAGGTGGCGTTCATGCGGAAGTACCTCGAAGGAGGCGACGGCTAG
- a CDS encoding dockerin type I domain-containing protein yields the protein MQDPTDWDGDGVADGADNCPYVYNPAQTNTDAETIDNGPVVVGDDVTAPYGDALGDACDDDDDNDWLLDSGEVAAGTDPLDQDTDGDRVLDGAEVLLGSDPLDPGSRPSCTGIVDADKDCLPADVEALFGSSDVARDSDADGITDSVEVKGWGTSPVAGDSDGDACDDDKEIADVNGDAVANSLDYVRVAQRVFGVQDDDPDDGNPVPDPDMQVSPAFDVNKDGVMSSLDSTLVGLNSNLVENTGKCNCN from the coding sequence GTGCAGGACCCGACCGATTGGGACGGCGACGGGGTCGCCGACGGCGCCGACAACTGCCCTTATGTCTACAACCCGGCCCAGACGAACACCGACGCCGAAACCATTGACAACGGCCCGGTCGTGGTCGGCGACGATGTCACGGCGCCTTACGGCGACGCTCTGGGCGACGCGTGCGACGACGATGACGACAACGATTGGCTTCTTGACAGCGGTGAGGTAGCTGCGGGCACGGACCCGCTCGATCAGGACACTGACGGCGACCGCGTGCTCGACGGCGCGGAAGTCCTCCTCGGCTCCGACCCGCTTGATCCGGGCAGCCGCCCGTCGTGCACGGGCATCGTCGATGCCGACAAGGACTGCCTGCCGGCGGACGTGGAAGCGCTGTTCGGCTCGTCCGACGTCGCCAGGGACAGCGACGCCGACGGCATCACCGACAGCGTGGAGGTGAAGGGCTGGGGCACGTCTCCCGTCGCGGGGGACAGCGACGGCGACGCGTGCGACGACGACAAAGAGATCGCCGACGTGAACGGCGATGCGGTGGCGAACAGTCTCGACTACGTGCGGGTGGCCCAGCGCGTCTTCGGAGTGCAGGACGACGACCCGGACGACGGCAACCCCGTGCCTGACCCCGACATGCAGGTAAGCCCTGCCTTCGACGTCAACAAAGACGGGGTGATGAGTTCACTCGACTCGACCCTCGTGGGTCTAAACTCCAACCTCGTGGAAAACACGGGAAAATGCAACTGCAACTAG
- a CDS encoding dipeptide ABC transporter ATP-binding protein — MTTEQRIADAERQLGGDNVLISVTDLKMYFPVTSGIIFQRKIADVKAVDGISFFIRKGETLGLVGESGCGKSTTGRAILQLYRPTSGEVLFGGRDLTKVKGGELRGFRRRMQMIFQDPYASLNPRMSVGSIIGEPLVIHNLFKGKQRRERVQELMQIVGLNPYYASRYPHEFSGGQRQRIGVARALAVEPDFIVCDEPVSALDVSIQAQIINLLEDLQERFDLTYLFIAHDLSVVRHISDRVAVMYLGKLMELSDRVELYENPLHPYTKALLSAVPIPDPVVEAKRERIILSGDVPSPLFPPSGCVFHTRCPLVTTECREHVPVWRELSRDHWVACHRI; from the coding sequence ATGACTACCGAACAACGCATCGCCGACGCCGAGAGACAGCTCGGCGGAGACAACGTCCTTATCAGCGTGACCGACCTGAAGATGTATTTTCCCGTGACTTCGGGGATCATCTTTCAGCGCAAGATAGCGGACGTCAAGGCCGTCGACGGCATTTCCTTCTTCATTCGCAAGGGGGAGACCCTCGGCCTGGTGGGTGAGAGCGGCTGCGGCAAGTCGACGACCGGCCGCGCCATCCTGCAACTGTACCGGCCGACAAGCGGCGAAGTACTCTTCGGCGGCAGAGACCTCACGAAGGTCAAGGGCGGCGAGCTGCGCGGCTTCCGCCGCCGCATGCAGATGATCTTTCAGGACCCCTACGCCTCGCTCAACCCGCGCATGAGCGTGGGGAGCATCATCGGCGAGCCGCTTGTGATCCACAACCTGTTCAAGGGGAAGCAGCGGCGCGAGCGTGTGCAGGAGCTGATGCAGATCGTCGGTCTGAACCCGTATTACGCCAGCCGCTACCCTCACGAGTTCAGCGGCGGGCAGCGACAGCGCATCGGCGTGGCGCGCGCGCTGGCGGTGGAGCCCGACTTCATCGTCTGCGATGAGCCGGTCTCGGCACTCGACGTGTCGATTCAGGCGCAGATCATCAACCTGCTGGAGGACCTGCAGGAGAGGTTCGACCTCACTTATCTGTTCATCGCCCACGACCTGTCGGTAGTGCGGCACATAAGCGACCGCGTGGCGGTGATGTACCTGGGCAAGCTGATGGAGCTATCGGACAGGGTGGAGCTGTACGAGAACCCGCTTCACCCCTACACGAAGGCGCTGCTCTCGGCGGTGCCCATACCGGACCCGGTCGTGGAGGCGAAGCGGGAGCGCATCATCCTCAGCGGCGACGTGCCCAGCCCCCTGTTCCCGCCGTCGGGCTGCGTTTTCCACACGCGCTGCCCGCTGGTGACGACGGAGTGCCGCGAGCACGTGCCGGTGTGGCGCGAGCTTTCGCGCGACCACTGGGTAGCCTGCCACCGCATCTAG
- a CDS encoding ABC transporter ATP-binding protein — translation MGTLLEVKNLRTYFYTDDGVVKAVDGIDYDVEEGETIGLVGESGCGKSVSALSLLRLIPNPPGKIVDGEIWFEGENLLKVDEDEIRHIRGNRIAMIFQEPMTSLNPVLTIGRQLTESLELHMRMDRSSAVRRAVELLEMVGIPSAAARIKDYPHQFSGGMRQRVMIAMALSCNPKLLLADEPTTALDVTIQAQILEIMARLSREFGTAVIIITHNLGVIARYAQRVNVMYAGKIVESSTSREVYGNPRHPYTIGLLKSVPRLDQVRKDKLEPIEGFPPDLIHMPEGCSFYPRCEYRIERCKVEEPPLMLGGEKHYAACWVMPTVGKAVSA, via the coding sequence ATGGGAACCCTGTTAGAGGTGAAGAACCTTCGCACTTACTTTTATACTGACGACGGCGTGGTGAAGGCGGTTGACGGGATCGACTACGATGTGGAGGAGGGCGAGACGATAGGTCTCGTGGGCGAGAGCGGCTGCGGCAAGAGCGTCAGCGCCCTCTCGCTCCTGCGCCTCATCCCCAATCCTCCCGGCAAGATCGTCGACGGCGAAATCTGGTTCGAAGGCGAGAACCTCCTCAAGGTCGACGAGGACGAGATCAGGCACATCCGGGGCAACCGAATCGCCATGATCTTCCAGGAGCCGATGACCTCCCTCAATCCCGTCCTTACCATCGGGCGCCAGCTCACGGAGTCGCTCGAGCTGCACATGCGGATGGACCGCTCGAGCGCCGTCAGGCGGGCGGTCGAGCTGCTGGAGATGGTCGGTATCCCCTCCGCCGCCGCCCGCATCAAAGACTACCCGCACCAGTTCTCAGGAGGGATGCGACAGCGCGTCATGATCGCGATGGCCCTCTCCTGCAACCCCAAGCTCCTGCTGGCCGATGAGCCGACAACCGCTCTCGACGTCACGATTCAAGCGCAAATCCTGGAGATCATGGCGCGCCTGAGCCGTGAGTTCGGGACAGCCGTCATCATCATCACGCACAACCTGGGCGTCATAGCGAGGTACGCTCAGCGGGTGAACGTCATGTACGCGGGCAAGATCGTCGAGTCGTCGACTTCGCGCGAAGTGTACGGCAACCCCCGGCACCCGTACACGATCGGTCTGCTGAAGTCGGTGCCCCGGCTCGACCAGGTGCGGAAGGACAAGCTTGAACCTATCGAGGGCTTCCCGCCCGATCTCATACACATGCCCGAAGGCTGCAGCTTCTATCCGCGGTGCGAGTACCGGATAGAGCGGTGCAAGGTCGAGGAGCCGCCGCTGATGCTCGGCGGCGAGAAGCATTACGCCGCCTGCTGGGTGATGCCAACCGTTGGAAAGGCCGTGAGCGCATGA
- the pheS gene encoding phenylalanine--tRNA ligase subunit alpha → MTADLSDIEAQARRDLAAAQDAEALDAWRVAYLGRKGRLTQVLRSLGTLPLEERRALGAAANRLKEALERALAAKEEEIEARKLAVIEKGRIDVTLPGRPKPVGRLHPVTRTLRDVLEAFVSMGFSIVEGPEIELDYYNFEALRIPKDHPARDTMDTLYVDIRRDGEYEIVMRTHTSPNQVRVMEKTQPPIRIVSPGRCYRHEATDPTHEWMQTQIEVLAVDEGISMGDLKGTLFEFAKRIFGQERRVRFRCDYFPFVEPGADMAIDCVICGGEGCRTCGYEGWIEIMGAGMVHPEILANMGYDTERYTGFAAGMGIERIAMLRYGIEDIRLFYANDLRFLKQF, encoded by the coding sequence ATGACCGCCGATCTCAGCGATATCGAAGCCCAGGCGAGACGCGATCTCGCCGCCGCCCAGGACGCGGAGGCGCTCGACGCCTGGCGCGTCGCCTACCTCGGGCGCAAGGGGCGCCTCACGCAGGTACTGCGCAGCCTCGGCACGCTCCCCCTCGAAGAACGGCGTGCCCTGGGAGCGGCCGCCAACCGTCTGAAGGAGGCGCTGGAGCGGGCGCTCGCGGCGAAAGAAGAAGAGATTGAGGCCCGGAAGCTCGCCGTGATCGAGAAGGGCAGGATCGACGTCACGCTGCCCGGACGCCCCAAACCCGTGGGCCGCCTTCATCCCGTAACCCGCACCCTGCGCGACGTCCTCGAAGCCTTCGTCTCGATGGGGTTCTCCATCGTCGAAGGACCTGAGATCGAGCTCGATTACTACAACTTCGAGGCGCTCCGCATCCCCAAGGACCATCCGGCGCGGGACACCATGGACACCCTCTATGTCGATATCCGCCGTGATGGCGAATACGAGATCGTCATGAGGACTCACACCTCGCCTAACCAGGTGCGGGTGATGGAGAAAACGCAACCTCCCATCCGCATCGTCTCACCCGGGCGCTGTTACCGGCACGAGGCGACAGACCCCACGCACGAGTGGATGCAGACGCAGATCGAGGTCCTTGCCGTCGACGAGGGGATAAGCATGGGCGACCTCAAGGGCACCCTGTTCGAGTTCGCCAAGCGCATCTTCGGGCAGGAGCGCCGCGTCCGCTTCCGCTGCGACTACTTTCCGTTCGTCGAGCCGGGCGCGGACATGGCGATAGATTGCGTCATCTGCGGCGGCGAGGGATGCCGCACCTGCGGCTACGAAGGCTGGATCGAGATTATGGGGGCGGGCATGGTCCACCCCGAGATCCTCGCCAACATGGGCTACGACACGGAACGCTATACCGGTTTCGCCGCCGGCATGGGCATCGAGCGCATCGCTATGCTGCGCTACGGCATCGAAGACATACGTCTCTTCTACGCCAACGACCTGCGCTTTCTGAAGCAGTTCTGA
- the pheT gene encoding phenylalanine--tRNA ligase subunit beta — protein MRVSLRWLSDYVDIDLPAEEIARRLTMAGLEVESIERLGGAWEGISVGLVTRVAPHPNADRLSLTTVFLGDNEEMTVICGAPNVAEGQKIAFARVGAKLIDGHTGEPTVLKPARIRGVESAGMVCSEKELGISDEHTGILVLPPEAPVGAPLQQYMGDTILDVAVTPNRGDCLSMIGIAREVAALTGKQVREPDTGYSEEAAPIGGRVAVEIADPDLCSRYVATLIEGIEIRPSPPWMQQRLVAAGMRPINNIVDVTNYVMLELGQPLHAFDFEQIAQSQIIVRRARDREPLVTLDGVDHRLDPDMLVIADPERAVALAGVMGGTNSEVSEGTTKVLLESANFNPASIRRTSIRLRARSEASSRFEKGLSPELSIIAARRATKLMLEVAGGKAAAGVADTYPRRAGKVVIQLPRRRLATVLGLDLPPETVCSALRGLGFGCDASEAERYVVDVPYWRTDVRIADDVAEEVARMIGYEELPTTNLSGGIPPAIPQPLRDLREQARDLLVAAGMQEVITYPLTTLEALQKVVAPDVIAGQPPLRIANPMSSEQEYLRTTLRADLLQTLASNLRYEEGEIALFEAARVYLPRGADLPDEQEHVTGVVAGRREDRWGHSSDDPVDFYDAKGYVEQLLRGLGIDAAYEEAPVFAMAPGRSAEVRVEGEVIGVLGQVHPQTAAAFDIGGDVFLFEIVLNRLSPFAGKHRRYEPVSRFPPVVQDISLIVDEGLPAARLREAIARAALVRQVRLFDVYTGEQVGPGKKSLAFSITYQSSEHTLTDEEVARAQRGIVERLKREFGAELRG, from the coding sequence ATGCGAGTCTCGCTACGCTGGCTATCCGACTACGTCGACATCGATCTGCCGGCCGAGGAGATCGCCCGCCGCCTTACGATGGCCGGCCTCGAGGTAGAGAGCATCGAGCGCCTGGGCGGCGCCTGGGAGGGCATCTCTGTAGGGCTCGTGACCCGCGTCGCGCCGCACCCCAACGCCGACCGGCTATCACTGACAACCGTCTTCCTCGGCGACAACGAGGAGATGACGGTGATCTGCGGCGCTCCTAACGTGGCTGAGGGGCAAAAGATCGCTTTCGCCCGCGTGGGCGCGAAGCTGATCGACGGCCATACTGGCGAGCCGACGGTCCTCAAGCCGGCACGCATCCGCGGCGTCGAGTCGGCGGGCATGGTCTGCTCGGAGAAGGAGCTCGGCATCTCCGACGAGCACACGGGGATTCTTGTCCTGCCGCCGGAGGCGCCCGTCGGCGCGCCCCTCCAGCAGTACATGGGCGATACCATCCTCGACGTCGCCGTCACTCCCAACCGCGGCGACTGCCTATCGATGATCGGCATCGCCCGGGAGGTGGCCGCCCTCACCGGCAAGCAGGTGCGCGAGCCCGACACCGGCTATTCGGAGGAGGCCGCACCCATCGGCGGGCGGGTTGCCGTCGAGATCGCCGACCCCGACCTCTGCTCCCGCTATGTTGCCACCCTCATCGAAGGCATCGAGATACGGCCGTCACCGCCATGGATGCAGCAACGGCTTGTCGCCGCGGGCATGCGGCCCATCAACAACATCGTCGACGTCACGAACTACGTCATGCTGGAGCTGGGGCAGCCGCTCCACGCGTTTGACTTTGAGCAGATCGCTCAGTCACAGATCATCGTCCGCCGCGCCCGCGACCGCGAGCCTCTCGTGACGCTGGACGGTGTCGACCACCGGCTCGACCCCGACATGCTGGTCATCGCTGACCCGGAGCGCGCGGTAGCGCTCGCGGGTGTAATGGGCGGCACCAACAGCGAAGTCAGCGAGGGGACGACGAAGGTCCTCCTCGAATCGGCGAACTTCAACCCCGCGAGCATCAGGCGCACGTCCATTCGCCTGCGGGCCCGCAGCGAGGCGTCGAGCCGGTTCGAGAAGGGCCTGAGCCCCGAGCTATCGATTATTGCCGCCCGACGGGCAACCAAGCTGATGCTGGAGGTTGCCGGCGGCAAAGCGGCGGCGGGCGTCGCGGACACGTACCCGCGCAGGGCCGGGAAGGTCGTCATTCAACTGCCGCGCCGGCGGCTCGCCACTGTGCTGGGGCTCGACCTGCCGCCCGAGACCGTTTGCTCAGCGCTGCGCGGCCTCGGCTTCGGCTGCGACGCGTCGGAGGCAGAGCGATACGTCGTAGACGTGCCCTACTGGCGGACAGACGTCCGCATCGCCGACGATGTGGCGGAAGAGGTGGCGCGCATGATCGGCTACGAGGAGTTGCCCACCACGAACCTGAGCGGAGGGATACCACCCGCGATCCCGCAGCCTCTGCGCGACCTTCGCGAGCAGGCGCGCGACCTGCTGGTGGCCGCGGGCATGCAGGAGGTCATCACCTACCCGCTCACAACGCTCGAGGCGCTGCAAAAGGTGGTGGCGCCCGACGTCATCGCCGGGCAGCCGCCGCTGCGTATCGCCAACCCAATGAGCAGCGAGCAGGAGTACCTCCGCACCACCCTCCGCGCCGACCTTCTCCAGACGCTGGCTTCAAACCTTAGATATGAGGAGGGGGAGATCGCGCTCTTCGAGGCGGCGCGCGTCTATCTGCCGCGGGGCGCCGATCTGCCGGACGAGCAGGAGCACGTCACCGGCGTCGTCGCCGGCCGGCGCGAGGACCGATGGGGCCACTCCAGCGACGATCCGGTCGATTTCTACGATGCCAAGGGATACGTGGAACAGCTACTGCGCGGACTGGGCATCGACGCCGCTTACGAGGAAGCCCCCGTGTTCGCGATGGCGCCCGGCCGCTCGGCAGAGGTTCGCGTCGAGGGTGAAGTCATCGGCGTGCTGGGCCAGGTGCACCCGCAGACCGCGGCAGCCTTCGATATCGGGGGCGACGTCTTCCTGTTCGAGATCGTGCTTAACAGACTGTCACCGTTCGCGGGCAAGCACCGACGTTATGAGCCCGTCTCGCGCTTCCCGCCCGTCGTGCAGGACATCTCCCTGATCGTCGATGAAGGGTTGCCGGCCGCCCGCCTTCGCGAGGCTATCGCCCGGGCAGCCCTGGTGCGGCAGGTGCGCCTGTTCGACGTATACACCGGCGAGCAGGTCGGGCCGGGGAAGAAATCGCTCGCCTTCTCGATCACGTACCAGTCTTCAGAGCACACGCTCACCGACGAAGAGGTTGCGCGGGCGCAGCGTGGCATCGTGGAGCGGCTGAAGCGGGAGTTCGGCGCCGAGCTACGTGGCTAG
- a CDS encoding GNAT family protein, producing the protein MGALLSLPTPRLVLRDFEESDFAAVHRYGSDPEVARLVPWGPNHRRDTRRFLRQAIAARGREPRKRYDLAIVLKPDGVLIGGCGIQVLPDSQGEIGYAVARDFWGRGYATEAAYRLLAFGFRGLDLHRIFATCDVENVASWQVLEKLGMRREGHLREDRLQKGRWRDSYLYAILEQEWKVLAALAT; encoded by the coding sequence ATGGGCGCCTTACTGTCGCTGCCGACACCCCGCCTCGTCCTGCGCGACTTCGAAGAGTCCGATTTCGCCGCCGTCCATCGCTACGGGTCTGACCCGGAGGTAGCCCGTCTCGTGCCCTGGGGTCCGAACCACCGGAGGGACACGCGGAGGTTCTTGCGCCAGGCCATAGCGGCAAGGGGCCGGGAGCCGCGCAAACGCTACGACCTCGCGATTGTTCTCAAGCCCGACGGCGTGCTCATCGGCGGCTGCGGGATCCAAGTCCTGCCCGATAGCCAGGGGGAGATAGGGTACGCGGTGGCGCGCGACTTCTGGGGCCGCGGGTATGCTACCGAGGCCGCCTACCGGCTTCTGGCTTTCGGCTTCAGGGGACTCGACTTGCACCGCATCTTCGCCACCTGTGATGTCGAAAACGTTGCGTCCTGGCAGGTGCTGGAGAAGCTGGGGATGCGGCGCGAGGGTCATCTTCGCGAGGACAGGCTTCAAAAGGGGAGATGGCGCGACAGCTATCTCTACGCCATCCTGGAGCAGGAGTGGAAAGTCCTAGCCGCCCTAGCCACGTAG
- the rplT gene encoding 50S ribosomal protein L20, whose amino-acid sequence MTRVKRGVTARRRHKKIIGMAKGHRGQRHRLFRRANESVLHALDYAYRDRRDRKGQFRRLWIQRINAAARAEGMTYGRFIEGLSKAGVEVDRKMLADLAVRDSAAFAALVKTARGALSA is encoded by the coding sequence TTGACTCGTGTGAAGCGCGGCGTGACCGCCCGAAGACGCCACAAGAAAATAATCGGCATGGCGAAGGGCCACCGCGGCCAGCGGCATCGCCTCTTCCGCCGCGCCAATGAATCGGTCCTCCACGCGCTCGACTACGCTTACCGCGACCGGCGCGACCGCAAGGGTCAGTTCCGCCGGCTATGGATCCAGCGAATAAACGCCGCCGCCCGCGCCGAAGGCATGACATACGGCCGCTTCATCGAGGGGCTCAGCAAGGCCGGCGTCGAGGTCGACCGTAAGATGCTCGCCGACCTCGCCGTCCGCGATTCCGCCGCCTTCGCCGCCCTCGTCAAGACCGCCAGGGGCGCTCTCAGCGCGTAA
- the rpmI gene encoding 50S ribosomal protein L35: MPKLKTHKGAKRRFHMTGSGKIMRRKGNISHLRRRKATRASGEMSEMLPVHRSAVKRLRRLLPYGTR; encoded by the coding sequence TTGCCGAAGCTCAAGACGCACAAGGGGGCCAAGCGCCGCTTCCACATGACGGGCAGCGGCAAAATAATGCGCCGCAAGGGCAACATAAGCCACCTCCGACGCCGCAAGGCGACGCGCGCCAGCGGGGAGATGAGCGAGATGCTGCCGGTGCATCGCTCAGCAGTCAAACGTCTGCGACGGCTGCTTCCGTACGGAACACGCTAG
- the infC gene encoding translation initiation factor IF-3 — protein sequence MRQPIDYASFLCYSDTRSEGYCSENDFLEGKGIVRELRVNQAIRAPEVLLIGANGERLGVMPASRALQIAREQDADLVEVAPNAQPPVCRILDYGKFKYEQARREREARKHQRQVETRQVRFRPKISSHDMELKARTTEKLLREGDKVKVSVMFRGREVTYSELGRNLLEQIYDKVKEIATIEKAPSLEGRFMSMVLTPAIKAKAPRETTPGETAGEQ from the coding sequence GTGAGGCAGCCCATTGACTACGCGTCTTTCCTATGCTACAGTGACACTCGCAGCGAGGGGTATTGCTCTGAAAACGACTTCCTTGAGGGTAAGGGCATAGTTCGCGAACTCCGCGTCAACCAGGCAATCAGGGCCCCGGAAGTCCTGCTGATCGGAGCGAACGGCGAGCGTCTAGGTGTTATGCCTGCGTCGCGCGCCCTCCAAATAGCGCGTGAACAGGACGCGGACCTTGTGGAGGTCGCCCCTAACGCCCAGCCTCCTGTGTGCCGCATACTTGACTACGGCAAGTTTAAGTATGAGCAGGCGCGAAGGGAGCGAGAGGCGCGCAAGCACCAGAGGCAGGTCGAGACACGCCAGGTGCGTTTTCGCCCCAAGATCTCCTCGCATGACATGGAGCTGAAGGCGCGGACGACTGAGAAGCTCCTGCGCGAAGGCGACAAGGTCAAGGTATCGGTGATGTTCCGGGGTCGTGAGGTGACGTACTCCGAGCTCGGGAGGAACCTGCTGGAGCAGATATACGACAAGGTCAAAGAGATAGCCACCATCGAGAAGGCGCCGTCGCTCGAGGGGCGGTTCATGTCGATGGTGCTCACGCCGGCGATCAAGGCCAAGGCGCCGAGAGAAACAACGCCGGGGGAGACGGCCGGGGAGCAGTAG
- a CDS encoding methyltransferase, producing the protein MTAPERPTPRNPITRALMGWQPARVLMTANRLDVFNVLGEDACTAPEIARRCACHPRSMTLLLNACVALGLLHKEGGRYRNTPEGLELLIRGKPAYIGDGINHADGLWFRWAHLTESVRTNRAASTPSAPVDPATGYRDFILAMHNRAMRNAGILADSFDLRGRRRLFDAGGGPGTYSIFLLRANPDLHAILFDLPPAVEIAREIVAASGVADRVEFRAGNYFKDDFGTGNDVVLLSAIVHSMSPRRAKVLLRKAHDSLVSEGIVAVHESLIDDSKVAPVGAVLFSLNMLVNTGEGRSYSGSEVASWMRETGFVAPRVQHLPPAAGTSLVIGRKP; encoded by the coding sequence ATGACCGCACCCGAACGTCCGACACCCCGCAACCCGATAACGCGCGCTCTCATGGGCTGGCAGCCCGCCCGTGTCCTCATGACCGCAAACCGACTCGACGTCTTCAACGTACTCGGCGAAGACGCGTGCACGGCGCCGGAGATCGCGCGCCGCTGCGCCTGCCATCCCCGCTCGATGACGTTGCTCCTCAACGCCTGCGTCGCGCTCGGCCTTCTTCACAAGGAAGGCGGCCGCTACCGCAACACCCCCGAGGGGCTCGAGTTGCTGATTAGGGGAAAGCCGGCGTATATCGGGGATGGCATCAATCACGCCGACGGGCTTTGGTTCCGTTGGGCCCATCTGACGGAATCGGTGCGGACGAACCGCGCCGCATCGACACCCTCCGCTCCCGTCGACCCGGCGACCGGCTACCGCGACTTCATTCTCGCCATGCACAACCGTGCGATGCGCAATGCAGGCATCCTCGCCGACAGCTTCGACCTGCGCGGCCGGCGCCGGCTCTTCGATGCCGGAGGCGGCCCCGGCACCTACTCCATCTTCCTCCTGCGCGCAAACCCTGACCTACACGCCATCCTCTTCGACCTTCCGCCCGCTGTCGAAATCGCCCGCGAGATAGTCGCCGCGTCCGGCGTCGCCGACCGTGTTGAATTCCGCGCCGGCAACTACTTCAAAGACGACTTCGGCACGGGGAACGACGTGGTGCTGCTTTCAGCGATCGTTCACTCGATGTCGCCGAGGCGGGCGAAAGTGCTGCTGCGCAAAGCGCACGATTCCCTCGTTTCCGAGGGAATCGTCGCCGTACACGAATCGCTCATTGACGACAGCAAGGTAGCGCCGGTGGGCGCGGTGCTCTTCTCGCTCAACATGCTCGTCAACACCGGCGAAGGGCGCTCGTACAGCGGCAGCGAGGTCGCCTCCTGGATGCGCGAGACCGGCTTCGTTGCGCCGCGGGTTCAGCACCTTCCTCCCGCCGCCGGCACCTCCCTGGTCATCGGCAGGAAGCCTTGA
- a CDS encoding hydrogenase maturation nickel metallochaperone HypA, producing MHELTLAKQIADTVLAHAAERSAKRVLAVEVELGDLAFLDKENMEMWIGASLRDSSGSEPAVRVTTLQSLLRCHACGFEGPPVLPESHDHHLPLPSLQCPRCGSSDFELDEQKGCLLKRIEIEV from the coding sequence GTGCACGAACTGACGCTCGCGAAGCAGATCGCCGACACGGTGCTCGCGCATGCGGCCGAGCGCAGCGCGAAAAGAGTGCTTGCGGTGGAAGTTGAGCTCGGAGACCTCGCTTTCCTCGACAAGGAGAACATGGAGATGTGGATCGGCGCGTCCCTGCGCGACAGCAGCGGCAGCGAGCCCGCGGTCAGAGTAACCACCCTCCAGTCGCTGCTGCGCTGCCACGCGTGCGGATTCGAGGGCCCGCCCGTCCTGCCCGAGTCCCACGATCACCACCTGCCGCTGCCGTCTCTCCAGTGCCCCCGGTGCGGCTCCAGCGATTTCGAGCTGGACGAGCAGAAGGGCTGCCTCCTCAAAAGAATCGAGATCGAAGTCTGA